One Actinoplanes missouriensis 431 DNA segment encodes these proteins:
- a CDS encoding DUF6055 domain-containing protein: MRLLHARTRLLLALLLASAAVPQAAPTAAQAVLPAAQAAPAAARAAAKSVYLPARWTQTGEVPWAADRTRESANFILLWGEKSGANPTAAPAPYAFDPNSIITQLENLYSFYVGTMRFTPETGKLAQYKIVVIVTNTWNRTALNAWATGGQVDNQVGVINIDPRAAQSGSWGLAHELAHVFQCYTTMNRPGNGLIDASAGTFWETSAEFMAMQALPTTAAGDLTRWLRSENLYYSSSRHHYGNWMLAQYIKDRDGLGMFNRIWNEAGGNEHPFDTYKRISGLTQTELNRRMGEYATRTVTYDFGNRATLLPFLTNVYGAGFLNAYNGGNVEAVDRSLGHYRINTRQAPSDYGFNKIKLVPGSAGATIKVRLKGHAETGATGWTFGLVAKRADGTARYSPLVTGVDGQIDFPLQSGESEAWLVVTGTPSAVPHYGFLDGYPKARRFPYEFRVSGATPSGFEPGHVKPAATHGGRWHSNGGGWVAAGASVAASAYVGPKAAVFAGTVTGNARIEGLGWVNGGTVGGNAVVKDNAIVQAGANLSGTVVVGGDAEFAIACSAGTYLQFSTSRGCDGGGGETDINPAHGTFPSADLVIGVPTTTS, encoded by the coding sequence ATGCGTCTTCTCCATGCCCGTACCAGGCTCCTCCTCGCCCTGCTCCTCGCAAGCGCGGCCGTCCCGCAAGCCGCGCCCACCGCCGCGCAAGCCGTGCTCCCCGCCGCGCAGGCCGCGCCCGCCGCCGCCCGGGCCGCCGCCAAGTCGGTCTACCTCCCGGCGCGCTGGACCCAGACCGGCGAGGTCCCCTGGGCCGCCGACCGCACCCGCGAATCCGCCAACTTCATCCTGCTCTGGGGCGAGAAGTCCGGCGCCAACCCCACCGCGGCGCCCGCGCCCTACGCCTTCGACCCGAACAGCATCATCACGCAGCTGGAGAACCTCTACTCCTTCTACGTCGGCACGATGCGGTTCACCCCGGAGACCGGCAAGCTCGCCCAGTACAAGATCGTCGTGATCGTCACGAACACCTGGAACCGGACCGCCCTGAACGCCTGGGCCACCGGCGGCCAGGTCGACAACCAGGTCGGCGTGATCAACATCGATCCCCGGGCGGCGCAGTCCGGCTCCTGGGGACTCGCCCACGAGCTGGCCCACGTCTTCCAGTGCTACACCACCATGAACCGCCCCGGGAACGGGCTCATCGACGCGTCCGCCGGCACGTTCTGGGAGACCAGCGCCGAGTTCATGGCCATGCAGGCCCTGCCGACGACCGCCGCCGGCGACCTCACCCGGTGGCTGCGCTCGGAGAACCTCTACTACAGCTCCAGCCGCCACCATTACGGCAACTGGATGCTCGCGCAGTACATCAAGGACCGCGACGGGCTGGGCATGTTCAACCGCATCTGGAACGAAGCCGGCGGCAACGAGCACCCGTTCGACACGTACAAGAGGATCTCGGGTCTGACCCAGACGGAGCTGAACCGGCGGATGGGTGAATACGCCACCCGGACCGTCACTTACGACTTCGGCAACCGCGCCACGCTGCTACCGTTTCTGACGAATGTCTACGGCGCCGGATTCCTCAACGCCTACAACGGCGGCAACGTCGAAGCCGTCGACCGCAGCCTCGGCCACTACCGGATCAACACCCGCCAGGCGCCCTCCGACTACGGCTTCAACAAGATCAAGCTGGTGCCCGGGAGCGCCGGAGCAACGATCAAGGTACGCCTGAAGGGTCACGCCGAGACCGGCGCGACCGGCTGGACGTTCGGCCTGGTCGCCAAGCGCGCCGACGGCACCGCCCGCTACTCCCCGCTGGTCACCGGCGTCGACGGCCAGATCGACTTCCCGCTGCAGTCCGGCGAGTCCGAGGCGTGGCTGGTGGTCACCGGCACGCCGTCCGCCGTCCCGCACTACGGCTTCCTGGACGGTTACCCGAAGGCCCGCCGGTTCCCCTACGAGTTCCGCGTCTCCGGCGCCACCCCGTCCGGCTTCGAGCCCGGGCACGTGAAACCCGCCGCCACCCACGGCGGTCGCTGGCACTCCAACGGCGGCGGCTGGGTCGCCGCGGGCGCCAGTGTCGCCGCCTCCGCCTACGTCGGCCCGAAAGCCGCCGTCTTCGCCGGAACGGTCACCGGCAACGCCCGCATCGAAGGCCTCGGCTGGGTCAACGGCGGCACCGTCGGCGGCAACGCCGTGGTCAAGGACAACGCCATCGTCCAGGCCGGCGCCAACCTTTCCGGCACCGTCGTCGTCGGCGGCGACGCGGAGTTCGCCATCGCCTGCAGCGCCGGAACATACCTGCAGTTCAGCACTTCCCGCGGCTGCGACGGCGGCGGCGGAGAGACCGACATCAACCCCGCCCACGGTACGTTCCCGAGCGCCGACCTGGTGATCGGAGTCCCCACCACGACCTCGTAA
- a CDS encoding class I SAM-dependent methyltransferase, whose product MTHDPAERKPAGEYGIDAPRLLIVPVVLVGAGVAQAVAQQTFWPLVGCALILLCCALAFYASRVGKFVVWGRLLDGLKLRGDERILDLGCGRGALLISAALRVPAGRAVGVDLWRADQSGNGPDATRRNAAAAGVADRVELHTGNMTGLPFPDGSFDVVVSNVAVHNLKASEDRDRAVDEAVRVLRPGGRLLIADLGGTRQYEQRLRHLGMAEVSRRGLGWRLWWSGPWLPTHLVSARKPG is encoded by the coding sequence GTGACTCACGATCCAGCTGAACGGAAGCCCGCGGGGGAGTACGGGATCGACGCGCCGCGGCTGCTGATCGTGCCCGTGGTGCTGGTCGGCGCCGGTGTCGCCCAGGCGGTCGCCCAGCAGACGTTCTGGCCGCTGGTCGGCTGTGCGCTGATCCTCCTCTGCTGCGCGCTGGCCTTCTACGCCTCGCGGGTCGGGAAGTTCGTGGTGTGGGGGCGGCTGCTCGACGGGCTGAAGCTGCGCGGCGACGAGCGGATCCTCGATCTCGGGTGCGGCCGGGGCGCGCTGCTGATCTCCGCGGCGCTGCGGGTGCCGGCCGGGCGGGCCGTCGGTGTGGACCTGTGGCGGGCCGACCAGTCCGGCAACGGCCCGGACGCGACCCGGCGCAACGCGGCCGCCGCCGGGGTCGCCGATCGCGTCGAACTGCACACCGGGAACATGACCGGGCTGCCTTTTCCGGACGGATCGTTCGATGTGGTCGTCTCCAACGTGGCGGTGCACAACCTGAAGGCGAGCGAGGACCGGGACCGCGCCGTCGACGAGGCGGTCCGGGTCCTGCGGCCCGGCGGGCGGCTGCTGATCGCCGACCTCGGCGGCACCCGGCAGTACGAGCAGCGGCTCCGGCATCTCGGCATGGCGGAGGTGAGCCGGCGCGGACTGGGCTGGCGCCTGTGGTGGAGCGGCCCGTGGCTGCCGACCCACCTGGTGAGCGCCCGTAAACCGGGCTGA
- a CDS encoding EXLDI protein → MPNKTIYIADDDMHLLHRAQELTGGNLSGAIVAALRRLVQIEEAKTMGYDEITVKVGLGSSSVKRFLGVALGEWTSAGNEGEETYSLFRTGKGRFAVHHSRSAITTPVGPTAERSKKWSTGWRGWIGDWSPDQAWMRTPAQATFVVVDTVEELETLLPAELYTVALQTIRDEPEVEDLDI, encoded by the coding sequence GTGCCGAACAAGACCATCTACATCGCCGACGACGACATGCACCTGCTGCATCGCGCCCAGGAGCTGACCGGCGGAAACCTGTCCGGCGCGATCGTGGCGGCTCTGCGCCGGCTCGTGCAGATCGAGGAGGCCAAGACCATGGGGTACGACGAAATCACCGTCAAAGTGGGACTCGGAAGCTCGTCCGTGAAACGTTTCCTCGGGGTCGCCCTCGGCGAGTGGACGTCCGCCGGCAACGAGGGCGAGGAGACGTACTCGCTGTTCCGCACCGGCAAGGGACGATTCGCCGTCCACCACTCCCGCTCCGCGATCACCACCCCGGTCGGGCCGACCGCCGAGCGCAGCAAGAAGTGGTCCACCGGGTGGCGCGGCTGGATCGGCGACTGGTCGCCGGATCAGGCCTGGATGCGTACGCCGGCGCAGGCCACGTTCGTCGTGGTGGACACCGTCGAGGAGCTGGAGACGCTGCTGCCGGCCGAGCTGTACACGGTGGCACTGCAGACCATCCGGGACGAACCCGAGGTGGAGGACCTGGACATCTAG
- a CDS encoding DUF389 domain-containing protein — MARLKSPAWPGLRVPAGDVDRILSRLFLTHGDRRRNLANFWVLLTLAGVIAAAGVVADSTATVIGAMIVAPLMTPILGTALALVLADRRQLLYHLGVVLAGGAAVILIGYLLGLTVPTEVVASTNSQVASRVSPKLIDLLTALATGLVGGFALIRSDVSDTLPGVAIAISLVPPLAVVGLTAESGAYGQSGGALLLFGTNMAAIIATGTVIMLAGRVRDAAGEAGVAVRALGAKSLVTVGVALVLVAAPLGYGSWQVLQQQIIIANAHPVAQRWAAEEGWQLTDLQVQTGTLHVEAMGRPPVANEAALRADLDAAGLEDVNAVVTLVVGGSRELPAG; from the coding sequence ATGGCGCGCCTGAAGTCTCCGGCCTGGCCCGGTCTGCGGGTTCCCGCCGGTGACGTGGACCGGATCCTGTCCCGGCTGTTCCTCACCCACGGCGACCGGCGGCGGAACCTGGCGAACTTCTGGGTCCTGCTCACGCTCGCCGGTGTGATCGCGGCGGCCGGCGTGGTCGCCGACTCCACCGCGACCGTGATCGGCGCGATGATCGTCGCGCCGCTGATGACACCCATTCTGGGTACGGCGTTGGCGCTTGTCCTGGCCGACCGGCGGCAGCTGCTCTACCACCTCGGTGTGGTGCTCGCCGGCGGAGCCGCCGTCATCCTGATCGGCTACCTGCTCGGTCTCACCGTGCCGACCGAGGTGGTCGCCTCCACGAACTCGCAGGTGGCGTCGCGGGTCAGTCCGAAACTGATCGACCTGCTGACGGCGCTGGCGACGGGTCTGGTCGGCGGGTTCGCGCTGATCCGCTCGGACGTCTCGGACACCCTGCCCGGCGTCGCCATCGCCATCTCGCTCGTGCCGCCGCTGGCCGTCGTCGGGCTGACCGCCGAGTCCGGCGCCTACGGGCAGTCCGGTGGCGCGCTGCTGCTCTTCGGCACGAACATGGCCGCGATCATCGCCACCGGCACCGTGATCATGCTGGCCGGCAGGGTGCGGGACGCGGCGGGGGAGGCGGGCGTCGCGGTCCGGGCGCTCGGCGCGAAGTCCCTGGTCACGGTCGGGGTGGCGCTGGTGCTGGTCGCGGCGCCGCTCGGCTACGGCAGCTGGCAGGTCCTGCAGCAGCAGATCATCATCGCGAACGCGCACCCGGTCGCCCAGCGGTGGGCCGCGGAAGAGGGGTGGCAGCTCACCGACCTGCAGGTGCAGACGGGGACGCTGCACGTGGAAGCCATGGGCAGACCGCCGGTGGCGAACGAGGCGGCCCTGCGCGCGGACCTGGACGCCGCGGGCCTCGAGGATGTCAATGCCGTGGTCACCCTCGTGGTCGGCGGCTCCCGCGAGTTGCCCGCCGGCTAG
- a CDS encoding PadR family transcriptional regulator yields MDVKGHLDLLLLAVLADAGSAHGYAVITALRERSRGAFDVPEGTVYPALHRLERAGLVVSRWEQASPRRRRVYELTREGRLARAAKQSEWRSFVTSVQAVIGPVAGSATA; encoded by the coding sequence ATGGACGTCAAAGGTCATCTCGATCTGCTGCTGCTCGCAGTCCTGGCAGACGCGGGCAGCGCGCACGGATACGCGGTGATCACCGCACTGCGCGAGCGTTCGCGGGGGGCCTTCGACGTGCCGGAGGGCACGGTGTACCCGGCACTGCACCGCCTGGAGCGCGCCGGGCTGGTGGTCAGCCGATGGGAACAGGCGAGCCCACGGCGGCGCCGGGTCTACGAGCTCACCCGCGAGGGCAGGCTCGCCCGGGCGGCGAAACAGAGCGAGTGGCGCAGCTTCGTCACCAGCGTGCAGGCCGTCATCGGACCGGTCGCCGGGTCGGCGACGGCATGA
- a CDS encoding permease prefix domain 1-containing protein, with translation MTTPTGDGPVEQYLDEMFDRLAGTGPAGRRMLAEAESHLLAAVDDNRARGLDAEAAERAAIDRFGTVGAVVRVVPATTRDLAAPLRRLLSGTWLAAGILMIWWGGHGVLSWLLGWPWTALLIATDRFGTQPGMCGRPWVPSNPTADCLTLYRGTLNLVIEGGDRAAYPVVAAAGVLLTAAWLLLRRTTALRAWTPAPIPLGLALAVPFGLAAPVLIAYGAAGLYWQAQHWTLSYLTAGLLAVAISATATRALRRERLSPPGAPSKPITADTTR, from the coding sequence ATGACGACCCCGACGGGCGACGGGCCGGTGGAGCAGTACCTCGACGAGATGTTCGACCGCCTGGCCGGCACCGGCCCCGCGGGACGCCGGATGCTGGCCGAGGCGGAGAGCCACCTGCTCGCCGCGGTGGACGACAACCGCGCCCGCGGCCTCGACGCGGAGGCCGCCGAGCGCGCGGCAATCGACCGATTCGGTACGGTGGGCGCCGTCGTCCGCGTGGTGCCGGCCACCACCCGTGACCTGGCAGCACCACTGCGCCGCCTGCTCAGCGGGACATGGCTCGCCGCCGGCATCCTGATGATCTGGTGGGGCGGCCACGGCGTGCTCTCCTGGCTGCTCGGGTGGCCGTGGACAGCGCTGCTGATCGCCACCGACCGATTCGGAACACAGCCGGGCATGTGCGGCCGCCCCTGGGTCCCGTCGAACCCCACAGCCGACTGCCTCACGCTCTACCGCGGAACCCTCAACCTCGTGATCGAAGGCGGCGACCGAGCCGCCTACCCGGTCGTGGCGGCGGCCGGGGTGCTCCTCACGGCGGCATGGTTGCTCCTGCGGCGCACCACCGCGCTGCGGGCATGGACCCCAGCGCCGATCCCCCTAGGCCTCGCTCTCGCGGTCCCGTTCGGCCTGGCCGCGCCGGTCCTGATCGCCTACGGCGCCGCCGGCCTCTACTGGCAGGCTCAGCATTGGACGCTGAGCTACCTCACAGCCGGCCTGCTCGCCGTAGCAATCAGCGCCACGGCCACCCGAGCCCTCCGCCGTGAGCGACTGTCCCCACCCGGCGCCCCGAGCAAGCCGATCACCGCCGACACGACTCGATAG
- a CDS encoding DUF7677 family protein: MAQLPEDVRSALRFFAFYLAEGTLVMDLLQDIDYRAVFMTYGSGLEQVFAIFANVLDVNEAGQVTNYTDAEYRAAQWIRRACDDAYQVSPPFADWELELPL, from the coding sequence GTGGCACAACTACCGGAGGATGTTCGGTCGGCGCTTCGCTTCTTCGCCTTCTACCTAGCCGAGGGCACACTCGTCATGGACCTACTGCAGGACATCGACTATCGCGCCGTCTTCATGACGTATGGCTCTGGCCTTGAGCAGGTATTCGCCATCTTCGCCAATGTCCTGGACGTCAACGAGGCGGGCCAGGTGACCAACTACACCGACGCGGAGTATCGCGCCGCCCAATGGATCCGGAGGGCCTGCGACGACGCTTACCAGGTAAGTCCTCCATTTGCTGATTGGGAACTCGAATTGCCGTTGTAG
- a CDS encoding DUF6188 family protein, whose protein sequence is MPPALEDVDLTNRLLNAVVGHGLLAFRMGPGVRLEFDDDAYHELTIEGSLRFVRVDGSERHGEPISLDVAEQLIQLLNAPVTAATVDPYGTLTVTFGDADLVVPYDEMYEAWQIRSDQGLLVVSMPGGDLAIWKPESDGPDRRDQLGAPGDAFSAA, encoded by the coding sequence GTGCCTCCAGCGCTTGAAGACGTCGATCTGACCAATCGGCTGCTAAATGCTGTCGTCGGCCACGGGCTACTGGCCTTCCGCATGGGTCCAGGTGTACGGCTGGAGTTTGACGACGATGCCTATCACGAGCTCACGATTGAAGGCTCGCTGCGATTCGTCCGTGTTGACGGTTCCGAACGGCATGGCGAACCCATCAGTCTCGACGTGGCCGAGCAGCTCATCCAGTTGCTGAACGCCCCCGTCACGGCGGCAACGGTCGATCCATACGGCACGTTGACGGTGACCTTCGGCGACGCCGACCTCGTGGTGCCCTATGACGAGATGTACGAAGCCTGGCAGATACGCTCCGATCAAGGGCTCTTGGTGGTGAGCATGCCCGGCGGCGACCTCGCGATCTGGAAGCCCGAAAGCGACGGCCCGGACCGTCGCGACCAACTCGGAGCGCCTGGCGACGCCTTCTCCGCGGCATGA
- a CDS encoding ArsR/SmtB family transcription factor, whose translation MAEDEQVDEALRALAEPRRRAILRLVAHDELAAGEISAAFEVSRTAISQHLTVLKQAGLLTERRAGTRRLYRAQPEGLAGLREFLDTMWSDALDVGRRLVEAERQDAAEDAA comes from the coding sequence ATGGCGGAGGACGAGCAGGTCGATGAGGCGCTGCGGGCTCTGGCGGAGCCTCGGCGGCGGGCCATTCTGCGGCTCGTCGCCCACGACGAGCTGGCCGCCGGGGAGATCTCGGCGGCGTTCGAGGTGAGCCGGACGGCGATCAGTCAGCATCTGACGGTCCTCAAACAGGCCGGCCTGCTCACCGAGCGCCGCGCCGGCACCCGGCGGCTCTACCGGGCCCAGCCGGAAGGGCTCGCCGGGCTGCGCGAGTTCCTCGACACGATGTGGAGTGACGCCCTCGACGTGGGGCGACGCCTGGTCGAGGCGGAGCGGCAGGACGCGGCCGAGGACGCGGCATGA
- a CDS encoding SRPBCC domain-containing protein, which yields MTPDAPGQPDARSEPDPSSEPDAPSKSEAPHSPEASTKPGAPGPSADGRQPIRQATIVRSDRAHTFAVFVRDIDKWWPTQPFSLGQERVTAVTFEQRLGGRVYETWADGTEVGWGEVITWRPPERFAMTWTVVPGVVTEVEVAFAALGPALTRVTLEHRGWEKLATAVPGGYAAGWKHILELFTAAAEAATTEATKAEGA from the coding sequence ATGACCCCCGACGCGCCCGGCCAACCCGACGCACGCAGCGAACCCGACCCATCCAGCGAACCCGACGCACCCAGCAAATCCGAGGCGCCCCACTCCCCCGAGGCGTCCACCAAGCCCGGCGCGCCCGGCCCGTCGGCTGATGGGCGGCAGCCGATCCGGCAGGCGACCATCGTCCGCAGCGACCGCGCGCACACCTTCGCCGTGTTCGTGCGGGATATCGACAAATGGTGGCCGACCCAGCCGTTCTCCCTCGGCCAGGAGCGGGTCACGGCGGTGACGTTCGAGCAGCGCCTCGGCGGCCGCGTCTATGAGACCTGGGCGGACGGCACCGAGGTCGGCTGGGGTGAGGTGATCACCTGGCGGCCGCCGGAACGGTTCGCGATGACGTGGACGGTGGTGCCGGGCGTGGTGACCGAGGTGGAGGTGGCGTTCGCCGCGCTGGGGCCGGCGCTCACCCGGGTCACTCTGGAGCATCGCGGCTGGGAGAAGCTCGCGACAGCCGTGCCCGGCGGTTACGCCGCCGGCTGGAAACACATCTTGGAACTGTTCACCGCGGCCGCCGAAGCGGCCACGACCGAAGCGACCAAAGCTGAAGGAGCCTGA
- a CDS encoding putative quinol monooxygenase, whose translation MRYLAQAIHYPKPEHRDDLIAAMGRMRAASAAVDGLEEIGGFEDADAGRLVAISVWSSLEAFQAGMAQLGAAIADVPFDEWERQKGSMQVFPQVA comes from the coding sequence ATGCGCTATCTCGCCCAGGCGATCCACTACCCGAAGCCGGAGCACCGCGACGACCTGATCGCCGCGATGGGCCGGATGCGCGCCGCCTCCGCCGCCGTCGACGGCCTGGAGGAGATCGGCGGCTTCGAGGACGCCGACGCGGGCCGCCTCGTCGCGATCTCGGTGTGGTCGTCGCTGGAGGCCTTCCAGGCGGGGATGGCGCAGCTCGGCGCCGCGATCGCCGACGTCCCGTTCGACGAGTGGGAGCGCCAGAAGGGTTCGATGCAGGTGTTCCCTCAGGTCGCCTGA
- a CDS encoding acetamidase/formamidase family protein yields MLKVRGALVSALGRRTFLQVMAAVGAGGTAAAAMPGPASAAAPAILQPGKGPIHGKHYLRSRPDEVRWGYVPSTGSDAVLRMRSGETVTIDTVSHEGILEDQGRDPVAWFAQHGVKRDGVLNDAVVIARDYARTARNFDVDGPHIVTGPIQIIGAEPGDVLKVEVLSALPRVPYGVISSRHGKGALPRLAGGAVPAGITESEIMPPVASDGRGSGDPRRYGNVSVFTPVRTSRKGALTGVLPRRGDRPVAFPLNPFMGMMGVAFADAPTMTDPALNSIPPTLGGGNIDINLLGRGATFYLPVFTEGALFYVGDPHMAMGNGEVALTAMEGSLRATFRLTVVKKGRPGAPSVAFRYPFAETPEAWVPIGLSDPDGPQGGQGNDLDIAMRRAAVNALDFLEHDLGMHRAVAYAYLSAAASFEVSQVVDRTTGVHAVIPKDHF; encoded by the coding sequence GTGCTGAAGGTCAGGGGCGCGTTGGTGTCGGCGCTCGGACGGCGGACGTTTCTGCAGGTGATGGCCGCGGTCGGGGCCGGCGGCACGGCGGCGGCAGCGATGCCGGGCCCGGCCTCGGCAGCCGCGCCGGCGATCCTGCAGCCGGGGAAGGGCCCGATTCACGGCAAGCACTACCTTCGATCCCGCCCGGACGAGGTCCGCTGGGGTTACGTGCCGTCGACCGGCAGCGACGCGGTGCTGCGGATGCGGTCCGGGGAGACGGTCACGATCGACACCGTCTCGCACGAGGGGATCCTGGAGGACCAGGGCCGGGACCCCGTCGCCTGGTTCGCCCAGCACGGTGTGAAGCGCGACGGGGTGCTCAACGACGCCGTCGTGATCGCCCGGGACTACGCGCGGACCGCGCGGAACTTCGACGTGGACGGCCCGCACATCGTCACCGGTCCGATTCAGATCATCGGCGCGGAGCCCGGTGACGTCCTCAAGGTCGAGGTTCTGTCGGCGCTGCCGCGCGTTCCCTACGGTGTGATCTCCAGCCGGCACGGCAAGGGCGCGCTGCCCCGGCTGGCCGGTGGCGCGGTCCCGGCCGGCATCACCGAGTCCGAGATCATGCCTCCGGTGGCATCCGACGGACGCGGCAGCGGTGACCCCCGCCGATACGGCAACGTCTCCGTCTTCACCCCGGTCCGCACCTCGCGCAAGGGCGCGCTGACCGGCGTGCTCCCTCGCCGCGGCGACCGCCCCGTCGCGTTCCCGCTGAACCCGTTCATGGGCATGATGGGCGTCGCGTTCGCAGACGCGCCGACGATGACCGATCCGGCCCTCAACTCGATCCCGCCGACGCTCGGCGGCGGAAACATCGACATCAATCTGCTGGGCCGGGGTGCCACGTTCTACCTGCCCGTCTTCACCGAGGGCGCGCTCTTCTACGTCGGTGACCCGCACATGGCGATGGGCAACGGCGAGGTGGCGCTGACCGCGATGGAGGGTTCGCTGCGCGCCACCTTCCGGCTGACGGTGGTCAAGAAGGGCAGGCCGGGCGCCCCGTCGGTGGCGTTCCGCTACCCGTTCGCGGAAACCCCGGAGGCCTGGGTGCCGATCGGGCTCTCCGATCCGGACGGCCCACAGGGCGGCCAGGGCAACGATCTGGACATCGCGATGCGCCGGGCCGCCGTGAACGCCCTCGACTTCCTCGAACACGACCTCGGCATGCACCGTGCGGTCGCCTACGCCTACCTCTCCGCGGCCGCCAGCTTCGAGGTGTCGCAGGTGGTCGACCGCACGACAGGAGTCCACGCCGTCATCCCCAAAGACCATTTCTGA
- a CDS encoding AfsR/SARP family transcriptional regulator: MSIEVRLLGPVELRGEDGPVDPGPAKRRATLAVLALEVNRPVTLNRLTDLLWGDEPPASAVANIRNHVAALRRTLGDRIVSRQGSYQMNLAAHELDVTEFHRLAELGRAALAGGDASRAEPALDAALRLWRGAAGHGLPRGAGLDVLLAGLEADRLRVLEDLTEARLDLGYAGELVPVLRDHLGAHPLRERAWAQLMLALYRAGDLAAALSAYRQAQATLQAQLGVDPGSELVDLHVAMLERAPRLDPWARQLLRRNRPAIGEVPRELPPDPVFLTGHAGEIAAVLAAARPAAGERTPAAVVVHGPPGSGKSALVTRAGHRLADTFPDGQIFAVAGAGVTAADLLGRALRALGVPPGEVPEQADERIGRYRSLLAARRVLIVVDGATSDDQVRPLIPAASGSALLVTSREPMLVGEGVPHVALPAPDRITQGRCSGRTQ, encoded by the coding sequence ATGTCCATCGAGGTCCGTCTGCTCGGGCCGGTGGAGTTACGGGGAGAGGACGGCCCGGTCGATCCCGGGCCGGCCAAACGGCGGGCCACGCTCGCCGTGCTGGCCCTGGAGGTCAACCGGCCGGTGACGCTGAACCGGCTCACCGATCTGCTCTGGGGTGACGAGCCACCCGCGTCCGCGGTCGCCAACATCCGCAATCACGTCGCCGCCCTGCGCCGCACGCTCGGCGACCGGATCGTGTCGCGGCAGGGCTCGTACCAGATGAACCTGGCCGCCCACGAGCTGGACGTGACCGAGTTCCACCGGCTCGCGGAGCTGGGCCGGGCCGCGCTCGCGGGCGGCGACGCGAGCCGGGCCGAGCCGGCGCTGGACGCGGCGTTGCGGCTGTGGCGCGGCGCCGCCGGGCACGGCCTGCCGCGCGGCGCCGGGCTGGACGTGCTGCTCGCCGGGCTGGAGGCCGACCGGCTGCGGGTCCTGGAGGACCTCACCGAGGCGCGCCTGGATCTGGGGTACGCCGGTGAGCTGGTCCCGGTGCTGCGCGACCACCTCGGCGCCCACCCGTTGCGGGAGCGCGCCTGGGCGCAGCTGATGCTCGCCCTCTACCGGGCCGGGGACCTGGCCGCCGCGCTGTCCGCGTACCGGCAGGCGCAGGCCACCCTGCAGGCCCAGCTCGGCGTCGACCCCGGCAGCGAACTCGTCGACCTGCACGTGGCGATGCTGGAACGCGCGCCGCGGCTCGACCCCTGGGCCCGGCAGCTGCTGCGCCGCAACCGGCCCGCGATCGGCGAGGTGCCCCGCGAGCTGCCGCCCGACCCGGTGTTCCTGACCGGGCACGCCGGCGAGATCGCCGCGGTGCTGGCCGCCGCCCGGCCGGCGGCGGGGGAGCGCACACCGGCCGCCGTGGTCGTGCACGGTCCGCCGGGCAGCGGCAAGTCGGCGCTTGTCACCCGCGCCGGGCACCGGCTCGCCGACACGTTCCCGGACGGGCAGATCTTCGCGGTCGCGGGCGCCGGCGTGACCGCGGCCGACCTGCTCGGGCGGGCGCTGCGGGCACTCGGCGTGCCGCCCGGTGAGGTGCCGGAACAGGCCGACGAACGGATCGGCAGGTATCGCTCGCTACTCGCCGCGCGGCGAGTGCTGATCGTGGTGGACGGCGCCACCAGCGACGACCAGGTGCGGCCGCTGATCCCGGCGGCGAGCGGGTCGGCGCTGCTGGTGACGAGCCGGGAGCCGATGCTGGTCGGTGAGGGGGTGCCGCACGTGGCGTTACCGGCGCCGGACCGGATCACGCAGGGACGGTGCTCCGGCCGTACCCAATGA